ACGCCCAGCAGGTCCACGAGCCGGCCCGGTGTGGCAACGATGAGGGTGGGACGTGAATTCAGCGCATCCACCTGCGCGTTCATGTCCTCGCCGCCGACGATGAGGACGGGCATCACGCCCAGGGGCTCACCGAAGAAGCGGGCCTGCTCCTCCACCTGCTGCGCCAGCTCGCGCGTGGGGGTGAGGATGAGGCCCCGGGTGCCCTTCTCGCCCGCGAAGCGCTCAATCATGGGGAGCAGGTAGGCGGCCGTCTTGCCGGTGCCGGTGGCCGCGCAGCCGATGACGTCACGGCCAGATAGCGCGGGCGGGATGGCCTGCGCCTGGATGGGCGTGGGGGTACCGAAGCGGGCACGCTTCACGGCGCCCAGCGTTTCGGGGGACAGGCCCAGGGACTTGAAGGAAGCAGTCATGCCCCACGCCTCCCACGTCCGGGCCGGAGAGGGAAGGGGGATTGAGGGGGAGGGCGCCCCGGGCCATGTAAGCCCAGGGCGCGCCAGGGGCTGTTTTCAGCCCGCGTTCAGCGCCGCGCCGTGGTGGCGCAGGTGGTCTTCCATGAACGTGGAGACGAAGTAGTAGCCGTGGTCGTACCCCTCCTGCATGCGCAGGGTGAGGGGCTGGCCCGCCGCCTCGCAGGCTTCCTTGAGGAAGTGCGGGTGCAGCTGGTCCGGCAGGAACTTGTCCTTCGTCCCCTGGTCCACGAGCAGCGCCGGCACGCGCCGGCCGGCCTTCAAGAGCTCCGTGGCGTCGTACTCGCGCCACGTCTGCTCATCCGGCCCCAGGTATCCGCCAAAGGCCTTCTTGCCCCAGGGGCTGCGGATGGGAGCGCCAATGGGAGCGAACGCGGACACGGACTTGTACCGGCCCGGGTTCCGGAGCGCCGTCACCAGCGCGCCGTGCCCGCCCATCGAGTGCCCGAAGATGCCCTCGCGGTCCATGCGCGCGGGGAAGTGCGCCCCGATGATGCCGGGCAGCTCCTGGGTGATGTACGTGCCCATGCGGTAGCGCGCCTTCCACGGCTCCTGGGTGGCGTCCAGGTAGAAGCCCGCTCCGGTGCCGAAGTCCCAGTCCGCGTCCTCGCCCGGGATGCCCGCGCCGCGAGGACTGGTGTCCGGCGCCACGAGCACCAGCCCCAGCTCCGCCGCCACGCGCTGCGCACCGCCCTTGGTGACGAAGGTCTCCTCCGTGCAGGTGAGGCCCGCCAGGTAGTACAGCACGGGCACCTTGCCGTGCTTCGCCTGGGGCGGGGTGAAGACGCTGAAGCGCATCTCACCGCCGCAGGCCTCGGACGGGTGCTTCCAGAAGGACTGCGTCCCCCCGAAGCACGCGTGCTCACTGACGAGCGTGGGCGTCACGGCGCTCATCCGTACTTCACCACGCTGCGGATGGACTTGCCCTCGTGCATCAGGTCGAAGCCGTGGTTGATCTCCTCCAGCTTCAGCGTGTGCGTGATCAGCGGGTCGACCTGGATCTTCCCGTCCATGTACCAGTCGACGATCTTCGG
The sequence above is a segment of the Corallococcus exiguus genome. Coding sequences within it:
- the fghA gene encoding S-formylglutathione hydrolase, giving the protein MSAVTPTLVSEHACFGGTQSFWKHPSEACGGEMRFSVFTPPQAKHGKVPVLYYLAGLTCTEETFVTKGGAQRVAAELGLVLVAPDTSPRGAGIPGEDADWDFGTGAGFYLDATQEPWKARYRMGTYITQELPGIIGAHFPARMDREGIFGHSMGGHGALVTALRNPGRYKSVSAFAPIGAPIRSPWGKKAFGGYLGPDEQTWREYDATELLKAGRRVPALLVDQGTKDKFLPDQLHPHFLKEACEAAGQPLTLRMQEGYDHGYYFVSTFMEDHLRHHGAALNAG